From Candidatus Eremiobacteraceae bacterium, one genomic window encodes:
- a CDS encoding alkaline phosphatase family protein — protein sequence MRSLFRVVLTTLAAVIACVAVIAPASAHPIDRVFVIMMENQSFDNVIGRHDSVKVTLQDTPFITSIAEANGLSTVYFGTTHPSLPNYLALISGQFGDVHNDNPSCYAQPPPGPPCVSMRSIPTLVDSLESKGMTWAAYFQSMPTAGFLGVQFPSNVALYAQKHNPFVYFNTIAKNPARLALLKPLDKLNADLALGSGAPQFELIVPDQCHDMHGQQPCGAFDALLREGDKTVKDLVTKIEASPAFTANSLIFVTFDEDDYSSTLGCCDSPHFQSGLDFGGGHTVTIVISGTPGGPLVSAVPYNEYSILSTIENVWGLPLLGNTADTTNVHPMLDLIR from the coding sequence TTGAGGAGCTTGTTCCGTGTTGTCTTGACGACGCTCGCGGCCGTCATCGCGTGCGTCGCCGTCATCGCGCCTGCGTCGGCGCACCCCATCGATCGCGTCTTCGTGATCATGATGGAGAACCAGAGCTTCGATAACGTCATCGGCCGTCACGACAGCGTCAAGGTGACGTTGCAGGACACCCCGTTTATCACATCCATCGCCGAAGCGAACGGCCTTTCGACGGTGTACTTCGGCACGACCCACCCGAGCCTTCCGAATTATCTTGCGCTCATCAGCGGCCAGTTCGGCGATGTCCATAACGACAATCCGAGCTGTTACGCACAACCGCCGCCCGGCCCGCCGTGCGTCTCGATGCGCAGCATCCCGACGCTCGTCGATTCGCTCGAATCGAAGGGGATGACGTGGGCCGCGTACTTCCAGTCGATGCCGACCGCCGGTTTCCTCGGCGTGCAATTCCCGAGCAACGTCGCCCTGTACGCGCAAAAGCACAATCCGTTCGTCTACTTCAACACGATCGCCAAGAACCCGGCGCGCCTTGCGCTCCTCAAGCCGCTCGACAAGCTCAATGCAGACCTCGCACTCGGCTCCGGCGCGCCGCAGTTCGAGCTCATCGTCCCCGATCAGTGCCACGACATGCACGGTCAGCAGCCGTGCGGCGCGTTCGACGCGCTGCTCCGTGAAGGCGACAAGACGGTCAAGGATCTCGTCACCAAGATCGAAGCGTCGCCCGCGTTCACGGCGAACTCGCTCATCTTCGTGACGTTCGACGAAGACGACTACTCGTCGACGCTCGGCTGCTGCGACTCGCCGCATTTCCAAAGCGGTCTCGATTTCGGCGGCGGCCACACGGTGACGATCGTGATCTCGGGTACGCCCGGCGGACCGCTCGTTTCCGCCGTGCCGTACAACGAATACTCGATACTCTCGACGATCGAGAACGTCTGGGGTCTGCCGCTGCTCGGCAACACCGCAGACACGACGAACGTGCATCCGATGCTGGATCTGATCCGGTAG
- a CDS encoding NAD-dependent succinate-semialdehyde dehydrogenase, translating to MAIASVNPATLETLKTFHALDTAAIEKKLAAAAAAFESGRTKPMRVRGDWLTAAADVLDADKRRFAELAVLEMGKPIRQAVAEVEKCAWVCRYYAEHAASMLAEERIATDAVDSYVRFDPLGVVLAVMPWNFPYWQVFRFAAPALMAGNAGLLKHASNVPQCALAIEEVFSRAGVPRGGFQTLLIGAAAAETLIDDERIAAVTLTGSEPAGSSVASRAAKRIKKAVLELGGSDPFIVTGTADVAAATATAVAARTINNGQSCIAAKRFILDASIADAFERGMVAKFEQLVVGDPMDEKTDIGPLVNEDAVKGIDDQVHRLVAAGGKVLTGGAPLKRKGCYYAPTIVSDVDPSWPIAQEEFFGPVALLFKVGSVSDAIRVANSTTFGLGASAWTRDDAERDALVGGIDAGAVFINGMVKSDPRLPFGGIKHSGYGRELGALGIREFVNAKTVWIGPAKG from the coding sequence ATGGCGATCGCAAGCGTCAACCCGGCCACGCTGGAGACGCTCAAGACCTTTCACGCGCTCGATACCGCAGCCATAGAGAAGAAGCTAGCGGCGGCCGCAGCCGCGTTCGAAAGCGGCCGGACAAAGCCCATGCGCGTTCGTGGCGATTGGCTCACGGCCGCCGCTGACGTGCTCGACGCCGACAAGCGACGCTTCGCGGAGCTCGCCGTGCTCGAGATGGGCAAGCCGATCCGTCAAGCGGTCGCCGAAGTCGAGAAGTGCGCATGGGTGTGCCGCTACTACGCGGAGCACGCAGCGTCGATGCTCGCGGAGGAGCGGATCGCCACGGACGCCGTGGACAGTTACGTCCGTTTCGACCCGCTCGGCGTCGTGCTCGCCGTCATGCCATGGAACTTCCCGTATTGGCAGGTCTTCCGCTTCGCAGCGCCCGCGCTCATGGCCGGCAACGCCGGCCTGTTGAAGCACGCGTCGAACGTGCCGCAATGCGCGCTCGCGATCGAAGAAGTGTTTTCGCGAGCCGGCGTGCCGCGCGGTGGCTTCCAGACGCTGCTCATCGGCGCGGCCGCCGCGGAAACGCTCATCGACGACGAGCGCATCGCGGCAGTCACGCTCACCGGCAGCGAACCCGCGGGCAGCAGCGTCGCATCGCGGGCAGCGAAGCGCATCAAGAAGGCGGTCCTCGAGCTCGGCGGGAGCGATCCATTCATCGTCACGGGGACGGCCGATGTCGCGGCGGCAACGGCGACTGCGGTCGCCGCGCGGACGATCAACAACGGTCAATCCTGCATCGCCGCGAAGCGATTCATCCTCGACGCATCGATCGCGGATGCATTCGAACGAGGTATGGTCGCGAAGTTCGAACAGCTCGTCGTCGGCGATCCGATGGACGAGAAGACCGACATCGGGCCGCTCGTCAACGAGGACGCCGTCAAGGGGATCGACGATCAAGTGCATCGACTCGTCGCGGCCGGCGGGAAAGTGCTCACCGGAGGTGCACCGCTCAAACGCAAGGGTTGCTACTACGCGCCGACGATCGTCTCGGACGTCGATCCGTCCTGGCCGATCGCTCAGGAAGAGTTCTTCGGGCCCGTGGCGTTATTGTTCAAAGTCGGGTCGGTGTCGGACGCCATACGCGTCGCGAACTCGACGACATTCGGGCTCGGTGCGAGCGCCTGGACGCGTGACGATGCGGAGCGCGACGCGCTCGTCGGCGGCATCGACGCCGGCGCGGTCTTCATCAACGGCATGGTGAAGTCCGATCCGCGGCTGCCGTTCGGCGGCATCAAACATTCGGGGTATGGACGAGAGCTCGGCGCGCTGGGCATTCGAGAGTTCGTCAACGCGAAAACGGTATGGATAGGCCCTGCGAAGGGGTAG
- a CDS encoding APC family permease, translating into MATASGVIATGEAELRRSVTIWGSYAWGYADVGADIYVALGLVMGIAMGYANIAFAFAGIVYVCIGLAYTELAAAYPVAGGGQFFVNRALGDFMGFVAGWAVLLDFTIDIALFAWFTIGYISFLIPWLGDHHVVYFILVLGVTGFLTALNAVGVKQSSRLNEVVGLIDVCTETFILVCGFTLVWHPEVLIHTMQNHAPTTDDLLKGISLAIISFVGLESISHAAEETQRPASVMPRSSVALILTILIFALAYSNLALGMTAVDPATHQVVPMYQYVGSPDHNDKAVAVLASQIPVVGVFFALYIPIIGALLVLISSNSGVFGASRIAYSMGKFRLLPSFFQQTNPKTQTPLNSILVFSGFAVILLFAAFVQGTGALNFLADLYAFGAALSYTLVFVALIVLRFTDSAAPRRFRMPWNIPMTIAGKRGDVSLLSLIGLLGIFAILIFTLMTHVYGRIAGPTWVILGVIGYMFYRKRNHAPMFGSVKRDWVKLHEKTLTSAGELDMLDEYRESVARDAGDAMEKA; encoded by the coding sequence ATGGCAACCGCATCGGGCGTCATCGCGACGGGCGAAGCCGAACTTCGTCGCTCGGTGACCATTTGGGGTTCATACGCCTGGGGTTATGCGGACGTCGGCGCGGACATCTACGTCGCGCTCGGCCTCGTCATGGGCATCGCGATGGGCTACGCGAATATCGCGTTCGCGTTCGCCGGCATCGTCTACGTCTGCATCGGACTCGCGTACACCGAGCTCGCCGCCGCCTATCCGGTCGCCGGCGGCGGTCAGTTCTTCGTCAACCGTGCGCTCGGCGACTTCATGGGCTTCGTCGCGGGCTGGGCCGTGCTGCTCGACTTCACGATCGACATCGCGTTGTTCGCGTGGTTCACGATCGGCTACATCAGCTTCCTGATCCCCTGGCTCGGCGATCACCACGTCGTCTACTTCATCCTCGTCCTCGGCGTGACGGGATTCCTCACCGCGCTCAACGCGGTCGGTGTCAAACAATCGTCGCGCTTGAACGAAGTCGTAGGCCTCATCGACGTGTGCACCGAGACGTTCATCCTCGTATGCGGCTTCACGCTCGTTTGGCATCCCGAAGTGCTGATCCATACGATGCAAAACCACGCGCCGACCACCGATGACCTCCTCAAGGGCATCTCGCTCGCGATCATCTCGTTCGTCGGGCTCGAAAGTATCTCGCACGCCGCCGAGGAGACGCAGCGGCCCGCGAGCGTCATGCCCCGCTCGTCGGTCGCGCTCATCCTCACGATCCTCATCTTCGCTCTCGCATACTCGAATCTGGCGCTTGGGATGACGGCGGTCGATCCGGCGACGCATCAAGTCGTGCCGATGTACCAATACGTCGGCAGCCCGGATCACAACGACAAAGCCGTCGCCGTCCTCGCCAGCCAGATCCCGGTCGTCGGCGTGTTTTTCGCCCTTTACATCCCGATCATCGGCGCGCTGCTCGTCCTCATCTCGAGCAATTCGGGAGTCTTCGGCGCGTCGCGCATCGCGTACTCGATGGGCAAGTTCCGTCTGTTGCCGTCGTTCTTCCAGCAGACGAACCCGAAGACGCAGACGCCGCTCAACTCGATTCTCGTCTTCTCCGGTTTTGCGGTCATCTTGCTTTTCGCGGCCTTCGTACAAGGCACAGGCGCGCTCAACTTCCTAGCCGATCTGTACGCCTTCGGCGCGGCATTGTCGTACACGCTCGTCTTCGTCGCGCTCATCGTGTTGCGGTTCACCGATAGTGCCGCGCCGCGCCGCTTTCGCATGCCCTGGAACATCCCGATGACGATCGCCGGCAAGCGCGGCGACGTCTCGCTGCTGTCGCTCATCGGTCTGCTCGGCATATTCGCGATCCTCATCTTCACGCTCATGACGCACGTCTACGGTCGCATCGCGGGTCCCACGTGGGTGATCCTCGGCGTCATCGGCTATATGTTCTATCGCAAGCGCAACCACGCGCCGATGTTCGGCAGCGTCAAACGCGATTGGGTGAAGCTCCACGAGAAGACGCTGACGAGCGCCGGAGAACTCGATATGCTCGACGAGTATCGAGAGTCGGTCGCGCGCGACGCCGGCGACGCCATGGAGAAGGCGTAA